Proteins co-encoded in one Hyla sarda isolate aHylSar1 chromosome 4, aHylSar1.hap1, whole genome shotgun sequence genomic window:
- the LOC130367655 gene encoding mucin-17-like, whose protein sequence is MYRGSRCTGKILKSGLYGGIGAAIGVLAIIVATVAFLLFKSKKKTNWDTYSSDDNDLWYEDIEQEWNADRGITNLGSQGDYIEDGSSGSSQSKKEKFRPRLENVDTTVEIKIQRPEVSIA, encoded by the exons ATGTACAGAGGCTCTAGGTGCACAGGAAAAATACTAAAGTCGGGGCTCTATGGAGGCATCGGAGCAGCCATTGGTGTCCTCGCAATTATTGTTGCCACTGTGGCATTCCTCTTATTCAAATCAAAGAAGAAGACAAATTG GGATACGTACAGCAGTGATGACAATGATTTATGGTACGAGGACATAGAACAAGAATGGAATGCTGACCGTGGAATAACCAACCTGGGCTCGCAGGGAGACTATATTGAGGACG GATCATCTGGAAGCAGTCAGTCCAAAAAGGAGAAGTTCAGGCCTAGACTGGAAAATGTAGACACAACGGTTGAG ATTAAAATCCAGAGGCCTGAAGTCTCTATTGCATAA